Proteins from one Nakamurella multipartita DSM 44233 genomic window:
- a CDS encoding SigE family RNA polymerase sigma factor, with the protein MGPEEEAQFSVYVTARRDRVRRTAYLLCGDWHRADDLTQIAFVKLYGAWSGIRDYGALDGFVRRCLMRAAVDESRRPWRREHTVDDLPDTPAPTLDLASVVADRQLVRTALDEVPPGQRAMLVLRFFDGLDVAATAAAMECSEGNVKSQTARGLAAMKQALIRQGAVSAEGGRP; encoded by the coding sequence ATGGGACCGGAGGAGGAGGCGCAGTTTTCCGTGTACGTCACGGCGAGACGGGACCGGGTGCGCCGCACCGCCTATCTGTTGTGTGGTGACTGGCACCGGGCCGACGACCTGACCCAGATCGCGTTCGTCAAGCTCTACGGGGCGTGGTCGGGGATCCGTGACTACGGCGCCCTGGACGGGTTCGTGCGCCGCTGCCTGATGCGGGCGGCAGTCGACGAGTCGCGCCGGCCCTGGCGCCGGGAACACACGGTCGACGATCTGCCGGACACCCCCGCGCCCACCCTGGACCTGGCCTCGGTGGTGGCCGACCGGCAGCTGGTGCGCACGGCCCTGGACGAGGTGCCGCCCGGCCAGCGGGCGATGCTGGTGCTGCGGTTCTTCGACGGCCTGGACGTGGCGGCCACCGCGGCCGCAATGGAGTGTTCGGAGGGCAACGTGAAGTCGCAGACCGCCAGGGGACTGGCGGCCATGAAGCAGGCCCTCATCCGGCAGGGTGCCGTGAGCGCGGAGGGAGGACGGCCGTGA
- a CDS encoding anti-sigma factor yields MTEPDLHLDTAALALGALPPGERPAVEAHIETCELCRAELAGFQETVALLATVSAEIPPASLRRSVLAAVAVTPQLPPVDRPVPAFRPSIASPPPEAPGPVETPDNVHYLRPWYRRPVTWIAAAVAAVVIGGGLVAVDQFRGQQQVAQSPEQCVATATDRSELTPANGQGVVTYAPSCGAVTVDVAGLPALPDDRTYQLWALSDQAEVAPRSLGLLPQAAAGQPQVVTQMTRPGEVAVAVTAEPGQGSASPTMPIVWMTELA; encoded by the coding sequence ATGACCGAGCCCGACCTGCATCTGGACACCGCCGCGTTGGCCCTGGGGGCGTTGCCGCCGGGCGAGCGGCCGGCCGTCGAGGCGCACATCGAGACCTGCGAGTTGTGCCGGGCGGAGCTGGCCGGATTCCAGGAGACCGTCGCCCTGCTGGCCACGGTGTCTGCGGAGATCCCGCCGGCGTCGCTGCGCCGGTCGGTGCTGGCCGCCGTTGCCGTCACCCCGCAGCTGCCGCCGGTGGACCGCCCGGTCCCCGCGTTCCGACCGTCGATCGCCAGCCCTCCGCCGGAGGCGCCCGGACCGGTCGAGACCCCGGACAACGTGCACTACCTGCGGCCCTGGTACCGCCGGCCGGTCACCTGGATCGCCGCGGCCGTGGCTGCCGTGGTGATCGGTGGCGGCCTGGTCGCCGTCGATCAGTTCCGCGGCCAGCAGCAGGTGGCGCAGTCGCCGGAGCAGTGCGTGGCCACGGCGACCGACCGCAGCGAGCTCACTCCGGCCAACGGCCAAGGGGTGGTGACCTATGCCCCGTCCTGCGGGGCGGTGACGGTCGACGTCGCCGGGTTGCCCGCCCTGCCCGACGATCGCACCTACCAGCTCTGGGCTCTGTCGGATCAGGCCGAGGTGGCCCCCCGCTCCCTGGGGCTGCTGCCGCAGGCCGCGGCCGGACAGCCCCAGGTCGTCACCCAGATGACCCGGCCCGGCGAGGTGGCGGTCGCCGTCACGGCCGAGCCGGGTCAGGGATCGGCCAGCCCCACCATGCCGATCGTCTGGATGACCGAACTGGCGTAA
- the sigK gene encoding ECF RNA polymerase sigma factor SigK, whose translation MPDSEPSRPGPSGPPLSAPPLTALPDPVPDESPEELLRLTALGREDAFERLYDTFSARVFGLARRIVRDPSHAEEIAQEVFLEIWRRASRFDRAKGSATSWILTLTHARAVDRVRSAQAATDREIKVAQSSTERDVDTVVEAVESSFERRAVQRCLGTLTELQRESITLAYFSGYSYREVAELLTAPLPTIKTRLRDGLIRLRDCMGVAS comes from the coding sequence ATGCCTGACTCCGAACCATCCCGGCCCGGCCCATCCGGGCCGCCGTTGTCCGCGCCGCCGTTGACTGCGCTGCCCGATCCGGTGCCCGACGAGTCACCCGAGGAACTGCTGCGGCTGACCGCCCTGGGCCGCGAGGACGCCTTCGAACGGCTCTACGACACCTTCTCGGCCCGCGTCTTCGGGTTGGCCCGGCGGATCGTGCGCGATCCCAGCCACGCGGAGGAGATCGCCCAGGAGGTGTTCCTGGAGATCTGGCGTCGGGCGAGCCGGTTCGATCGGGCCAAGGGGTCGGCGACGTCGTGGATCCTGACCCTGACGCACGCCCGGGCCGTCGATCGTGTGCGCTCGGCCCAGGCGGCCACCGACCGGGAGATCAAGGTCGCCCAGTCTTCCACCGAGCGCGATGTGGACACCGTGGTCGAGGCGGTCGAATCCTCGTTCGAGCGGCGTGCCGTGCAGCGGTGCCTGGGCACGCTCACCGAGCTCCAGCGAGAATCGATCACGCTGGCCTACTTCAGCGGCTACAGCTACCGGGAGGTGGCCGAGCTGCTGACCGCGCCGCTGCCGACCATCAAGACCCGGCTGCGGGACGGCCTCATCCGGCTGCGCGACTGCATGGGGGTGGCGTCATGA